The proteins below are encoded in one region of Candidatus Omnitrophota bacterium:
- the rlmN gene encoding 23S rRNA (adenine(2503)-C(2))-methyltransferase RlmN, with amino-acid sequence MKDVKNYTLKDLKELLQKQGFSNFSAQQVFDWIYRKNVESFDSMSNLSKEIRGFLKENFCFSKVKLSKQEVSVDGTKKFLFTLEDESSIETVVIPKKDRNTLCLSTQVGCKFNCSFCLSGQSGFKRNLKVSEIINQYLEAGKLIAPESITNIVFMGIGEPLDNFVNLIKSIQVLTETKGINFSKRRISISTCGLIPEIEKLIDLKLGVKLSISLHSVDSKKRTKLMPINRRYPLEELIKAARSFSRKEKHLITFEYALLRGYNTSKQDAQALARILRGMRYKVNLISLNCLDAGYKSPDQAELDSFRKELKRAGVFFTLRESRGSDINAACGQLRASGLNK; translated from the coding sequence ATGAAGGACGTAAAAAATTACACCTTAAAAGACCTGAAAGAATTGTTGCAAAAGCAGGGGTTTTCTAATTTTTCTGCCCAGCAGGTTTTTGATTGGATATATAGGAAGAATGTTGAAAGTTTTGATTCGATGAGTAATCTTTCTAAGGAGATAAGAGGATTTTTAAAGGAAAATTTTTGCTTTTCAAAAGTTAAGTTATCGAAACAAGAGGTCTCGGTCGATGGCACTAAGAAATTCTTATTTACCTTGGAAGACGAGAGCTCCATCGAAACGGTAGTAATTCCCAAAAAAGACAGAAACACTTTATGTTTATCTACTCAGGTAGGTTGTAAGTTTAATTGTTCTTTTTGTTTGAGTGGGCAAAGTGGGTTTAAGCGCAATTTAAAAGTGTCGGAAATTATAAACCAATATTTAGAAGCAGGCAAACTCATAGCTCCCGAAAGCATAACTAATATTGTTTTTATGGGAATCGGAGAGCCTTTGGATAACTTTGTAAATTTGATTAAGTCAATCCAAGTGCTTACGGAAACCAAAGGAATTAATTTCTCAAAAAGAAGAATTTCTATTTCAACTTGCGGTCTTATTCCGGAAATAGAAAAGCTGATTGATTTAAAACTGGGAGTTAAGCTTTCGATATCTTTGCATAGTGTAGACAGCAAGAAACGCACTAAACTGATGCCGATTAATAGAAGATATCCTTTAGAAGAGTTAATCAAGGCGGCTAGAAGTTTTAGTCGCAAGGAAAAGCACTTAATTACTTTTGAATATGCCTTGCTCAGGGGGTATAATACAAGCAAACAAGATGCCCAAGCTTTAGCTAGAATTTTAAGAGGCATGCGTTATAAGGTAAACCTTATTTCACTTAACTGCTTAGATGCGGGGTATAAATCTCCGGATCAAGCCGAATTAGATAGTTTTAGAAAAGAGCTTAAAAGGGCTGGAGTATTCTTTACTTTAAGAGAGTCACGCGGCTCAGATATCAATGCTGCCTGTGGCCAATTGCGGGCTTCAGGCTTGAATAAGTAG